The stretch of DNA AAAGAGCAGCTggggggtgctgctgcccatccACCCAGCccgggggcagctcctgggattCCCGCAGGGCCACAGAGCGCAGCGGGCGGGACGCGACAGGCCCGAGTGCGGGGGGAGCCCCGCAGGCCGAGCGTGAGGGAGGGGTGAGGCGGGGCAAGGCGGGCacggccggcggggccgcggggccgggagctCGGGCAGGGCGGCCCGGGCAGGAAGCGGGAGGTGAGGGGAAGGGGAGCCGATGATGATGAGAGGCACCGCCGCTCTCACTcacccgccgccgcctcccctaCTCCgggccccgggccccgccgccgcgcctGCAGCGCCGGCGAGTCGCGACTGGCCAATAGGATCCCGGGAACGCCATGATCGGCATCATATCTAACCaataggaaaagggaaagggggaagaagTGCTCGAAGCTCCGCCCCTTCCCCAAGAAACCGCAAGGACAGTCGCTTTTTGACCAATCATCAAGGCAGTAGTGGCTGAGTGGCACTGTATCTAACCAATAGAATGGTTGGATTTACACAGTAGGCCCGCCCACCCGATGCCGGCTTCCGCCCTTCCGTGAAGTGCCGGCTGTGGCCGGGCTGCAGCATGGCTATAGGGTAGAACAAGCGGCATCATCTGCTTGGGCTTGTGTGAAGCGCTTAGCATTGTTCCGCATGACATCCTGGTCTCTAAACTGGAGACACATGGATTTGATGGATAGACCATTCGTTGGATAAAGAACTGGCTGGATAGCCGCACATAGAGAGTTGCGGTCAGCGGCGCATTCTCCGCGTCGAGACCAGTGGTTTCCCTCAGGGGTGGTACTGGGGCTGATAGTATTCACCAACTTCGTCGGCGACAATGGAATTGAGGCACCCTCAGCAAGTGACACCGAGCTGTGTGGTGCTGTTGTGGAAGGAGAGAAGGTTATGTGGAGATCTCAGAGCAGCCTTTCAGTATGTGGAGGGGCATGCAAGGAGGGACCCTGAACCAGGAAGAAGGGGGAATGGGTTCCGActagaagagaagaaatttagTTTAGATGTTAGGAAAATGTTTGGGGAGGTTCTGACataagttgcccagagaagctttAGGTGTCAAGTGTCCAAGGCCGTGTAGGATAGGGCCTGGAACAACCTGGGCCAGcggaaggtgttcctgccatggcaggagctgaCACGAGATGAGATTTAaggctttaaggtccttcccagcGCGAGCCGCGCTGAGGGTGTGAGCCCTGAGTGCGCCGTGCGCATGCGCAGAGAGAGCGGGGCGCTGCCGTCCCCCTGTGCTCCGCTGAAATATGTCCGGCCGTGCCCGTGCCAGCGGCCAAGGCGGCTGTGTCTGCGCCAGGCTTCGGGCGCTCCGTGCCGGCTCTGACATGAATCGTGGTGCTGCCGTGTGCTGCGGGGTGAGCCCCTCGCCGCCGTGCATGACGCCGTGGGCcgcttcattttccttttaaattgtCCTCCGGGCGGTGCCGGCAGGTGCGGAACTCTTCGCACAGGGCCGCGGGGGTGGCGAGGCCGGGCAGGCTGGCGGTCTCGCAGGGCGGGTAATGGCGGCGCCCTGCCATCTCCCTCAGGCCGCCATAGCGGCGGCGCCCCCCGCTCTCCCCGGGCCCCGCTAACGCGCGGCCCTTCCCCTTCTAGGTGCTGCTGCTGCGAGACGGCGGGGCGAGCATGGGaccagcagagctggtgcagaAGATCAGTATCAGCGCCGAGAGCCCCCGCGGGAGCGAGAGCGGCGGCGCGGCCTTGGCGGGCGCTGAGGGGGCCGCCGGCGGCGGCTGGAGACACAAGTGTGCGGCCTATGTGCTGGCGCTCCGACCCTGGAGCTTCAGCGCCTCGCTCACCCCTGTGGCGCTGGGCAGCGCCCTGGCGTACCGCGCTGAGGGAACGCTGGacccggggctgctgctgggaagcgCCGTGACCGTCCTGGCTGTGCACGGGGCCGGCAACTTGGTGAATACGTACTATGACTTTTCCAAAGGCATCGATCACAAGAAGAGTGATGACAGGACATTGGTGGACCAGATTTTGGAGCCGCAGGATGTAGTCCGGTTTGGAGTCTTTCTCTACACCGTGGGCTGtatctgtgctgctgggctctaCGCGGTCTCGACGCTGAAGCTGGAGCATCTGGCCCTGATTTACTTTGGAGGactttccagctccttcctttaTACCGGAGGTGAGTGCTGCATCCCTTGTGAATCTGAATGTAGAAGTGACAGAATCAGCTGAATTGTCAAGAGGTTTCTAGAAGACACACGTGATCTATCTAGTGCactgcaataaaatatttgtggtATTTCCTGAAGTACTGGCATGTAAACTTGTATTCTTTGCAGTTGCATGCTGTGGGAAGAGTCATACTAAGATCTTCAGTTGGATAGTGGTGTTGAGGCATTGTTGTTTACATGTATGGCTTTAGATGCTTACCAGAACAGTTGCTGAATCTTTTTGTGAAGTTTATCTCATATTCTTTATCCTTTTTGTGAAGTTTATCTCATATCTTTTTATGAAGTTTATCTCATGTCCTTTAGCAGTGTTGCTAATggcacattttctttcctttggtggGAATGTTACTTTGCTTTGGAATGTTCCATTGTTATTCTTTAGATGGAGCTTCACTGTGAATGCTTTATAGTACAGTTTGTGATTCTTCTTAATAAGACAAGGATATTTTAGTGTTTTCCTGTGTTGGATAGATACAAACATCATTAgtaggagaagaaaaagcaacttAGTTTCTAATTGTCAGACTTCCAGTTTTGTGTGTTTCCTGAAAGCATCTTGCCAGTTTTGCATTTCGTTCTgagcattttctgtatttcttcaggATCAGGTTCTAGTATGCATGATCACACTGCAAAGTACCTTATTTCTATAGGTTTTTGCAGAGACAAGTATTTCTAGGTGGGTATTAAAACCTGGTCTATTTGTTGGGAAACCCAGAAGAAGACAGGAATTACGAATCTGACtctgtgttctcagaaggctaatttattactttataatactatatcatactaaagaatacagaaaggatactttaAGGTTCTTCCTAAAtaaggatacttactgaatgctaaaaagataataatggaaactcatgactctttccagggtcctgacacagcttggccatAATTGGCCAAACAACTCACACAAGAATCCAAtcaaacaatctccaaacacattccacacagGAGAATCAAAtgaaataagaattattttcctttttctctgaggcctctcagcttcccaggagaaaaaccctgggtgaagggatttttcacaGAGTGTGAATGCCAAATTGGCCCTTAGTTTTTGTTACGTTATTTGTCTGGAGAAATTCTTATcttaaaaaagaagacagaaataaCATGTTTCTTGTTCATAGCTGCATGTGCTTTGGTTGTTTTGTAGTATTCCTGTGGGAAAGGCTGAACTGTTATGTCTCCATTCTCTTCTATCATTTGAATTCTTTAATAACGCTTGATTTTATTCTTGTGTCTTGCCACAGGAATTGGATTTAAATATGTTGCCCTTGGCGATGTGGTGATCCTGATCACCTTTGGGCCCCTGGCTGTGGTGTTTGCCCATGCAGTGCAGGTTGGTTACCTGTCCCTGACCCCCCTGCTCTATGCTGTCCCTCTGGCCCTCAGCACTGAGGCCATCCTGCACAGCAACAACACCCGGGACATGGAGTCAGACCGGCAGGCTGGAATTGTCACCTTGGCCATCCTCATTGGCCCCACCTTCTCCTACATGCTCTACactgtgctgctcttcctgccctacctgattttctgtgtgctggCCACACGCTACACCATCAGCATGGCACTGCCCCTGCTCACCATCCCCATGGCATTTTCACTGGAGAGACAGTTCCGGAGTCAGAACTTCAACAAAATTCCTCAGAGGACAGCCAAACTCAATCTGCTGCTGGGGCTTTTCTATGTTTTTGGCATTACATTGGCACCAGCTGGTGCTCTACCCAAACTGTGAAAGGAGCTGTAGGGTCAGGCCTCATAATTCACTCTTCATGCCAATTAACAGTGGATGTTATGAATAAATGGCCCATTATGGACAGTGAGAAGAATGGAAAGACCACCTTGCACTGTTGATAGTGAATGTTACGATTTCTGGTCTTGGATAGCTTATACAACACAGCTTATACTTTCAAAAAAGTGATTTATCAGTTCTTCAGAAGGGGAGAACTGTGTGGCTTTGCATTAAGGAACAAGGTGACATAAGGTCAAGGAAATGTTTAAAGAACCTCATCCTTCTGCTACCTAATTTTTTCACTGTCAGTTCAATGAAAGATAGAGCCTCAAATCACGCTCTCCATTCACTTCACAAGCACAATGATTCTTCTTATCACTTCTTTTCTTA from Camarhynchus parvulus chromosome 21, STF_HiC, whole genome shotgun sequence encodes:
- the UBIAD1 gene encoding ubiA prenyltransferase domain-containing protein 1 isoform X1, which encodes MNRGAAVCCGVLLLRDGGASMGPAELVQKISISAESPRGSESGGAALAGAEGAAGGGWRHKCAAYVLALRPWSFSASLTPVALGSALAYRAEGTLDPGLLLGSAVTVLAVHGAGNLVNTYYDFSKGIDHKKSDDRTLVDQILEPQDVVRFGVFLYTVGCICAAGLYAVSTLKLEHLALIYFGGLSSSFLYTGGIGFKYVALGDVVILITFGPLAVVFAHAVQVGYLSLTPLLYAVPLALSTEAILHSNNTRDMESDRQAGIVTLAILIGPTFSYMLYTVLLFLPYLIFCVLATRYTISMALPLLTIPMAFSLERQFRSQNFNKIPQRTAKLNLLLGLFYVFGITLAPAGALPKL
- the UBIAD1 gene encoding ubiA prenyltransferase domain-containing protein 1 isoform X2 — translated: MGPAELVQKISISAESPRGSESGGAALAGAEGAAGGGWRHKCAAYVLALRPWSFSASLTPVALGSALAYRAEGTLDPGLLLGSAVTVLAVHGAGNLVNTYYDFSKGIDHKKSDDRTLVDQILEPQDVVRFGVFLYTVGCICAAGLYAVSTLKLEHLALIYFGGLSSSFLYTGGIGFKYVALGDVVILITFGPLAVVFAHAVQVGYLSLTPLLYAVPLALSTEAILHSNNTRDMESDRQAGIVTLAILIGPTFSYMLYTVLLFLPYLIFCVLATRYTISMALPLLTIPMAFSLERQFRSQNFNKIPQRTAKLNLLLGLFYVFGITLAPAGALPKL